From one Nonomuraea polychroma genomic stretch:
- a CDS encoding cation-translocating P-type ATPase — translation MLGHITRTLHRVTDAVGALGGRSTWKYPGRIHLELLREPVLEAEIESRLQAVPGVRWARVNVPLRRAVVALDDPPADTGELMKALDEAESKSESRVAAEPPPGLILAADVGGIVATVVETVIRHTPLPAEVPGLVSLVDNLPRLREAISDALLLPELKTWLPVASAAAKGLAPGMTGLVVDLAQRMVQVRENHAVDSAWEAVQERLIGTPEQAAASAISAARPVPLPPGPAERYADQLLAGAPLGGVVGSLLTMNARRGLQTAMICTPKPAFAGRETFAAELGFVLSRRGVLIADRDALRRLDRIDTVVFDEDVLLSPRSAVGEVKPAPGADHEEVATWLYRLFDPDRRAAAQEEGPWRLHARGAKLTLTRDGERQATAETVRQRSPDAEAAVAAARKAGLRVIVRPGVSAEQVRRLQADGAGVLLVSSDPRALAQADCGAGMADSPPPWGAHLLLGDDLRPLIPLIAAVPAAREVSAGGVTLARGGTGIGALFALTSPAPRSAGNALTAMHVATFLSMGHGAWRAWRTTQTPVLPPADPRPWHAMPVETVLRELDSGPGGLSAAEAARRRAPVPAAGGGRLSLLRETAAELANPFTPVLAAGAVGSAAVGSLVDAALVSSVMGLSALAGGVQRLATARTLAELAGHVRVRARVLRDGEEGEVDARDLVPGDVVVLFAGQVVPADCRIVTADGLEADESALTGESLPVAKNAAPVFARDVAERRSMLYESTSIAAGKATAVVVAVGEATETGRALAAAEERAPRSGVADRLARITRATTPIAGGAAAVLTLTGLVRGRPLRQAIGEGVNLAVAAVPEGLPLLVSAAQLAATRRLSEHGVHVRDPRTIEALGRVEVLCFDKTGTLTAGEIRLTRVSDARREASAPDLGDLDAVLAAGQRATPHREGNGVHSHLTDAAVSAGAKAAGVSRKTGARGWRELAALPFEPSRGFHATLGRTGRARLLSVKGAPETVLPRCSQVRVDGEDRPLDDKERRRIEQRVERLAASGHRVLAVAERRPAELEELDDGDVTDLTFVGLLGLADVVRLTASPAVTRLRAAGVQIVMITGDHPSTAAAIAAELIEAEPRVLTGAELDELDDAGLDERLPAIDVVARCTPEQKVRVVRSFQRIGKVVAMTGDGANDAAGIRLADVGIALGLTGTPAARAAADMVVSDDRLETIVSALAEGRAMWASVREALAILVGGNLGEIGFTLIGALTSGSSPLSARQLLLVNMLTDLAPALAIALRAPSPEEAANLLQEGPESSLGHALTREIVRRAVVTSVGAGLGWTLARFTGTAARARTVGLVALVGTQLAQTVQTAGRDRTVLLSAVGSAAALAAIVQTPGVSHFFGSRPLGPVAWPMALFAVAAALVFDKVAERPLNTMMDRFMPH, via the coding sequence ATGCTCGGACACATCACCCGTACCCTGCACCGCGTCACGGACGCCGTCGGCGCACTCGGCGGGCGCTCCACCTGGAAGTATCCGGGCCGAATCCATCTGGAGCTGCTGCGTGAGCCGGTCCTGGAGGCCGAGATCGAGAGCAGGCTGCAGGCGGTTCCGGGGGTGCGGTGGGCGCGGGTGAACGTGCCGCTGCGGCGCGCCGTCGTCGCGCTGGACGACCCGCCCGCCGACACCGGCGAGCTGATGAAGGCGCTCGACGAGGCGGAGTCCAAGAGCGAGTCGCGGGTGGCCGCCGAACCCCCTCCCGGGCTGATTCTCGCGGCGGACGTGGGCGGCATCGTGGCGACCGTCGTGGAGACGGTGATCCGTCACACGCCACTGCCCGCGGAGGTCCCCGGCCTGGTGTCGCTGGTGGACAACCTGCCGCGGTTGCGCGAGGCGATCAGCGACGCCCTTCTCCTGCCCGAGCTGAAGACATGGCTGCCCGTGGCGAGCGCCGCCGCGAAGGGGCTGGCGCCCGGCATGACGGGGCTGGTGGTCGACCTGGCCCAGCGCATGGTGCAGGTGAGGGAGAACCACGCCGTGGACAGCGCGTGGGAGGCCGTTCAGGAGCGTCTGATCGGGACGCCGGAGCAGGCCGCCGCCTCCGCGATCTCTGCCGCGCGGCCGGTGCCGCTGCCGCCCGGCCCCGCCGAGCGGTACGCCGACCAGCTGCTCGCCGGCGCGCCGCTGGGCGGCGTGGTCGGCTCGCTGCTGACCATGAACGCCCGGCGCGGCCTGCAGACGGCGATGATCTGCACGCCCAAGCCGGCGTTCGCGGGGCGGGAGACGTTCGCGGCCGAGCTGGGTTTCGTGTTGTCGCGCCGGGGCGTGCTGATCGCCGACCGGGACGCGCTGCGGCGGCTCGACCGGATCGACACGGTGGTGTTCGACGAGGACGTGCTGCTGTCGCCGCGCAGCGCGGTGGGCGAGGTGAAGCCGGCCCCGGGCGCCGACCACGAGGAAGTCGCCACGTGGCTCTACCGGCTGTTCGACCCCGACCGGCGGGCGGCCGCTCAGGAGGAAGGACCGTGGCGGCTGCACGCTCGCGGCGCGAAGCTGACCCTGACCCGGGACGGCGAGCGGCAGGCGACCGCCGAGACGGTGCGGCAACGTTCGCCGGACGCCGAGGCCGCGGTGGCCGCCGCCCGCAAGGCCGGGCTACGCGTCATCGTGCGGCCGGGCGTGTCCGCCGAACAGGTGCGGCGGCTGCAGGCCGACGGGGCCGGGGTGTTGCTGGTGTCCTCGGACCCGCGGGCCCTGGCCCAGGCCGACTGCGGGGCGGGGATGGCCGACAGCCCCCCTCCGTGGGGCGCCCATCTGCTGCTGGGCGACGACCTGCGGCCCTTGATCCCGCTGATCGCGGCCGTCCCGGCGGCACGCGAGGTGTCGGCCGGCGGGGTGACGCTGGCTCGCGGCGGAACCGGCATCGGCGCGTTGTTCGCGCTCACCTCCCCCGCCCCGCGCTCCGCGGGCAACGCCCTGACCGCGATGCACGTCGCGACCTTCCTGTCGATGGGCCACGGCGCCTGGCGCGCCTGGCGTACCACGCAGACGCCCGTCCTGCCCCCGGCCGACCCTCGGCCGTGGCACGCGATGCCGGTCGAGACGGTGCTGCGCGAGCTGGACAGCGGCCCCGGCGGGCTGAGCGCCGCGGAGGCGGCCCGCAGGCGGGCACCGGTCCCCGCCGCCGGAGGCGGGCGGCTCTCGCTGCTGCGTGAGACGGCGGCGGAGCTGGCCAACCCGTTCACTCCGGTGCTCGCGGCCGGCGCGGTGGGCTCGGCCGCGGTGGGCTCGCTCGTGGACGCCGCCCTGGTGTCCAGCGTGATGGGGTTGTCGGCGCTGGCCGGCGGCGTGCAGCGGCTGGCCACCGCCCGGACGCTGGCCGAGCTGGCCGGGCACGTACGCGTGCGCGCCCGGGTCCTGCGTGACGGCGAGGAAGGCGAGGTCGACGCCCGTGACCTGGTCCCCGGCGACGTCGTGGTGCTCTTCGCTGGGCAGGTGGTGCCCGCCGACTGCCGCATCGTGACGGCGGACGGGCTGGAGGCCGACGAGTCGGCGCTGACCGGCGAGTCCCTGCCCGTGGCCAAGAACGCCGCGCCGGTCTTCGCCAGGGACGTGGCGGAGCGGCGCTCCATGCTGTACGAGAGCACGTCGATCGCGGCGGGCAAGGCCACGGCCGTGGTGGTGGCCGTGGGCGAGGCCACGGAGACGGGCCGCGCCCTGGCCGCCGCCGAGGAGCGGGCGCCGCGCAGCGGAGTTGCCGATCGGCTGGCGCGGATCACCCGCGCCACCACGCCGATCGCCGGCGGCGCGGCGGCGGTGCTGACGCTGACCGGCCTGGTACGCGGCCGGCCGCTGCGCCAGGCCATCGGCGAAGGGGTCAACCTCGCCGTGGCCGCCGTTCCCGAAGGGCTTCCGCTGCTGGTCAGCGCGGCCCAGCTGGCGGCCACCCGCCGTCTGTCCGAGCACGGCGTGCACGTACGCGACCCGCGGACGATCGAGGCGCTGGGCCGGGTCGAGGTGCTGTGCTTCGACAAGACGGGCACGCTCACCGCCGGGGAGATCCGGCTGACCCGCGTCTCCGACGCCCGCCGCGAGGCGTCCGCGCCGGACCTGGGCGACCTGGACGCGGTCCTGGCCGCCGGGCAGCGCGCGACGCCCCATCGGGAGGGCAACGGCGTGCACAGCCACCTCACCGACGCGGCCGTCTCGGCCGGGGCCAAGGCCGCGGGGGTGAGCCGCAAGACGGGTGCGCGGGGCTGGCGAGAGCTGGCGGCGCTGCCGTTCGAGCCATCCAGGGGTTTCCACGCCACCCTCGGCCGGACCGGCCGGGCGCGGCTGCTCAGCGTCAAAGGCGCGCCCGAGACCGTGTTGCCGCGCTGTTCCCAGGTGCGCGTGGACGGCGAGGACCGTCCCCTTGACGACAAGGAGCGGCGCCGCATCGAGCAACGCGTGGAACGCCTGGCCGCCTCGGGCCATCGTGTGCTGGCTGTGGCCGAACGCCGGCCGGCGGAGCTGGAAGAGCTCGACGACGGCGACGTGACGGACCTGACCTTCGTCGGGCTGCTCGGCCTGGCCGACGTGGTACGGCTCACCGCCAGCCCGGCCGTGACCCGCCTGCGCGCGGCCGGCGTGCAGATCGTCATGATCACCGGGGATCATCCCAGCACGGCGGCCGCCATCGCCGCCGAGCTGATCGAGGCTGAGCCGCGCGTGCTCACCGGGGCGGAGCTGGACGAGCTGGACGACGCGGGGCTGGACGAGCGGCTGCCGGCCATCGACGTGGTGGCCCGGTGCACGCCGGAGCAGAAGGTCCGGGTCGTGCGCTCGTTCCAGCGGATCGGCAAGGTGGTGGCGATGACCGGCGACGGCGCGAACGACGCCGCCGGGATCCGGCTGGCCGACGTCGGCATCGCGCTGGGTCTCACCGGCACCCCGGCGGCGCGGGCGGCCGCCGACATGGTGGTGAGCGACGACCGGCTGGAGACCATCGTCTCGGCGCTGGCCGAGGGCAGGGCCATGTGGGCCTCGGTCCGCGAGGCGCTGGCCATCCTGGTGGGCGGCAATCTGGGCGAGATCGGCTTCACCCTGATCGGCGCGCTCACCTCGGGGTCCTCCCCGCTGTCGGCCCGCCAGCTCCTGCTCGTCAACATGCTCACGGACCTGGCGCCCGCGCTGGCCATCGCGCTGCGCGCGCCCTCGCCAGAGGAGGCCGCGAACCTGCTGCAGGAGGGTCCGGAGAGCTCGCTGGGGCACGCGCTCACGCGGGAGATCGTCCGGCGCGCCGTGGTCACGTCGGTGGGCGCGGGGCTCGGCTGGACACTGGCCAGATTCACCGGCACGGCGGCGCGCGCGCGTACGGTCGGGCTGGTCGCCCTGGTCGGCACCCAGCTGGCCCAGACGGTGCAGACCGCGGGACGGGACCGGACCGTGCTGCTCAGCGCGGTCGGCTCGGCGGCGGCGCTGGCCGCGATCGTCCAGACGCCCGGGGTCAGCCATTTCTTCGGCTCGAGGCCGCTCGGCCCGGTGGCGTGGCCGATGGCGCTGTTCGCGGTGGCGGCGGCGCTGGTGTTCGACAAGGTCGCCGAGCGTCCGTTGAACACCATGATGGACAGGTTCATGCCGCATTAG
- a CDS encoding MarR family transcriptional regulator, translated as MRCAYRAVSELASPAEQRLERSSYILLRRLEADGPMSIGQLAQAFALDASTVNRQAAVLLRGGLAERIPDPEGGMARKLRVTEEGLRRVIEPSPAPARHECDVPVTLKEKVSSVPSLSRGPARPRRPSAAWPACRSSRPAS; from the coding sequence ATCCGGTGTGCGTATCGCGCGGTCAGCGAACTCGCGAGCCCCGCGGAACAACGGCTCGAACGCAGCAGTTACATCCTGCTCCGGCGGCTCGAGGCCGATGGGCCGATGTCCATCGGACAGCTCGCGCAGGCGTTCGCGCTCGACGCCTCCACCGTCAACCGGCAGGCGGCCGTGCTGCTGCGTGGCGGCCTCGCCGAGCGCATCCCCGACCCGGAGGGCGGCATGGCGCGCAAGCTCCGCGTCACCGAGGAGGGGCTGCGGCGAGTGATCGAACCGTCGCCGGCCCCGGCTCGGCACGAGTGTGACGTGCCCGTCACGCTGAAGGAGAAGGTTTCGTCCGTCCCGAGCCTGTCCCGTGGCCCTGCTCGCCCGCGAAGACCCTCAGCTGCATGGCCAGCGTGCCGTAGTAGCCGACCAGCGTCGTGA
- a CDS encoding carboxymuconolactone decarboxylase family protein: MHHRKARLPGLLPEELDEEQAELYRAIAGGPRAAGPQAFALADEQGRLRGPFNAMLLSPPVGLALQAVGTAVRYGSVLTPRIREMAILTVAAHWGSDFEREAHEAVGRTCGLTESELAALHVGRPLVLDDPAEQAAIRAAAALAATGELTDEEYAGAVAALGERGLFDLTTLVGYYGTLAMQLRVFAGEQGHGTGSGRTKPSPSA; encoded by the coding sequence ATGCACCACCGTAAGGCCCGGCTGCCCGGGCTGCTGCCCGAGGAACTGGACGAGGAGCAGGCCGAGCTCTACCGCGCCATCGCGGGCGGGCCGCGGGCGGCGGGGCCGCAGGCGTTCGCCCTCGCCGACGAGCAGGGACGGCTGCGGGGACCGTTCAACGCGATGTTGCTGAGCCCGCCCGTCGGCCTGGCGCTGCAGGCGGTGGGCACGGCCGTGCGGTACGGCTCGGTCCTGACCCCGCGGATCAGGGAGATGGCGATCCTCACCGTGGCCGCGCACTGGGGCAGCGACTTCGAGCGCGAGGCGCACGAGGCGGTGGGCCGCACGTGCGGCCTCACGGAGTCCGAGCTGGCCGCGCTGCACGTGGGCCGGCCCCTCGTCCTGGACGACCCCGCCGAGCAGGCGGCCATCCGGGCCGCCGCCGCGCTGGCGGCCACGGGCGAGCTGACCGACGAGGAATACGCCGGCGCGGTCGCGGCGCTGGGGGAGCGGGGCCTGTTCGACCTCACGACGCTGGTCGGCTACTACGGCACGCTGGCCATGCAGCTGAGGGTCTTCGCGGGCGAGCAGGGCCACGGGACAGGCTCGGGACGGACGAAACCTTCTCCTTCAGCGTGA
- a CDS encoding SRPBCC family protein, whose product MTAGERQTHLAKNAAAAGLGFCAGAAVAYLFDPARGRSRRAKGRDKAAHATHELRDGLGVLSRDLANRSRGSAAAVRYRVAGRSTDDRVLYERVRAELGRHVSYPHAVEVHVQDRRVTLHGDVLEGEEERVRRAVRHIPGVKGVETRWTTYRDAAESPRLQGAGRRREPVPELLQQQWSPTARFLAGTAAAGMMALPGGLPRPVAWAIRGAGALLAARVATNLPLRRLTGLKAGRHAVDITEGISIDAPASTVWSLVSDYSIFPRFMPDVLEVRRSADGRTSHWTISGPAGTPIRFDATEIRREEGREIAWQSAEGELIAHTGSLTLAEQPDGRTRVQVRLAYNPVAGVAGHAVARLLGANPARKLREDLMRLRSYAESRRQPVGSPGV is encoded by the coding sequence ATGACAGCAGGGGAGCGGCAGACGCACCTGGCGAAGAACGCGGCCGCGGCCGGGCTGGGCTTCTGCGCCGGAGCCGCGGTCGCGTACCTGTTCGATCCGGCACGGGGACGCTCGCGCCGGGCCAAGGGCCGCGACAAGGCGGCGCACGCGACGCACGAGTTGCGCGACGGCCTGGGCGTCCTCAGCCGGGACCTCGCCAACCGCAGCCGCGGCTCGGCCGCCGCCGTACGGTACCGCGTCGCCGGCCGGTCGACCGACGACCGAGTGCTCTACGAGCGCGTACGGGCGGAGCTGGGCCGCCACGTCAGCTACCCGCACGCGGTCGAGGTCCACGTCCAGGACCGCCGCGTGACGCTCCACGGCGACGTGCTCGAGGGCGAGGAAGAGCGCGTCAGGCGGGCAGTCCGCCACATCCCCGGCGTCAAAGGCGTCGAGACACGCTGGACCACGTACCGTGACGCGGCGGAGTCACCGCGACTCCAAGGCGCGGGCCGGCGCCGCGAGCCGGTGCCCGAACTGCTCCAGCAGCAGTGGTCCCCGACCGCCAGATTCCTGGCCGGCACGGCCGCCGCCGGCATGATGGCGCTGCCGGGCGGGCTGCCCCGGCCGGTCGCCTGGGCCATCCGCGGCGCCGGCGCGCTGCTGGCCGCCCGCGTGGCGACGAACCTGCCGCTGCGGCGCCTGACCGGGCTCAAAGCCGGCCGCCACGCCGTCGACATCACCGAGGGCATCTCGATCGACGCGCCTGCCTCGACCGTGTGGTCGCTGGTGAGCGACTACTCGATCTTCCCGCGCTTCATGCCGGACGTGCTCGAGGTGCGCCGCTCCGCCGACGGCCGGACGTCCCACTGGACGATCAGCGGGCCCGCCGGGACGCCGATCCGGTTCGACGCCACCGAGATCAGGCGCGAGGAGGGCCGGGAGATCGCGTGGCAGTCGGCCGAAGGCGAGCTCATCGCCCACACCGGCTCGCTGACCCTGGCCGAGCAGCCCGACGGCAGGACCCGCGTCCAGGTGCGGCTCGCCTACAACCCGGTGGCGGGCGTGGCCGGCCACGCGGTGGCGCGGCTGCTGGGCGCCAACCCGGCCCGCAAGCTGCGCGAGGACCTGATGCGGCTGCGGTCGTACGCCGAGAGCCGCCGGCAACCGGTCGGCTCGCCAGGCGTCTGA
- a CDS encoding NAD(P)/FAD-dependent oxidoreductase → MSDTRVAVIGGGVIGLSIAYHLAEAGVETMLLERGALGSGASRATADVVRSYFAGNALSSALAVRSLEAYRAFPARPGADLPLRQVGYLVLFSEPEQVTAFEADLPAQLDAGVDVGLISVEEAKERNPLIGDLPLLAAAYSPQAYVSDTAAIVNAYAAAAERAGATLCTRCPVTGLDTQAGRVFTADGEITADAIVCAAGAWSASLLRCAGVDLPLMEPTEQELLVTDPLPPGTPDLPVTLHAASGLLIRVRGDRLLIGMGYPGPDREAWRRGVAAQLAVTYPSLAGLALHTAVTGLRDASPDKTAFIGHQPGPPAFLYATGFSGHGLCNAPAAGELVRDLYLDQDPGIDVAKLAVGRQRTG, encoded by the coding sequence ATGAGTGATACGCGTGTGGCGGTGATCGGCGGCGGCGTGATCGGGCTGTCGATCGCCTACCACCTGGCGGAGGCCGGGGTCGAGACCATGCTGCTGGAACGCGGAGCGCTCGGCTCCGGCGCCTCGCGCGCCACCGCCGACGTGGTCCGCTCCTACTTCGCCGGCAACGCCCTCAGCTCGGCGCTGGCCGTGCGCAGCCTCGAGGCCTACCGCGCCTTCCCGGCCAGGCCGGGGGCCGACCTGCCGCTGCGGCAGGTCGGCTACCTGGTGTTGTTCAGCGAGCCCGAGCAGGTGACCGCCTTCGAGGCCGACCTGCCCGCGCAGCTGGACGCCGGGGTGGACGTGGGCCTGATCAGCGTGGAGGAGGCCAAGGAGCGCAATCCGCTCATCGGCGACCTGCCGCTGCTGGCCGCCGCCTACTCGCCGCAGGCCTACGTCTCCGACACCGCCGCCATCGTCAACGCCTACGCCGCCGCGGCCGAGCGGGCGGGCGCCACGTTGTGCACCCGCTGCCCGGTCACCGGCCTCGACACGCAGGCGGGCCGCGTCTTCACGGCCGACGGCGAGATCACCGCCGACGCGATCGTGTGCGCCGCCGGCGCGTGGTCGGCCTCGCTCCTGCGCTGCGCGGGCGTGGACCTGCCGCTGATGGAGCCGACCGAGCAGGAGCTGCTGGTCACCGACCCGCTGCCGCCCGGCACGCCGGACCTCCCGGTCACCCTGCACGCCGCCAGCGGCCTGCTGATACGGGTGCGCGGCGACCGGCTGCTCATCGGCATGGGCTACCCGGGCCCCGACAGGGAGGCCTGGCGGCGCGGCGTGGCCGCCCAGCTCGCGGTGACGTACCCGAGCCTGGCCGGCCTGGCCCTGCACACGGCCGTCACCGGCCTGCGGGACGCCAGCCCCGACAAGACGGCCTTCATCGGACACCAGCCGGGACCCCCGGCGTTCCTGTACGCCACCGGGTTCTCCGGCCACGGCCTGTGCAACGCGCCGGCCGCCGGCGAGCTGGTCCGCGACCTCTACCTCGACCAGGACCCCGGTATCGACGTGGCCAAGCTGGCGGTCGGCCGGCAACGGACGGGATGA
- a CDS encoding cytochrome P450 family protein produces MTELIRFIIDPATRDLHADNERLRQAGPLVPVTAEGVDAWAATRYATLLTVLTHPDMTRDIRYWDPAERDSAPPGTAIARIVTDISMLNADGEDHRRLRGPLAAGFSPRRIAQLRPKIAAITAELIDRLAELPPDEPVDLRRHFAYPLPREVISEMIGIPRAHQDRLHELTDAVAQVSSDLEDSPQVRGDLHGLLHQIIEERRRTPGEDLISDLIALREEDGGRLSESELFATIDLLFIAGHVTTVNLITNAIGALLNEPGQLDLLRSGRCPFSAAVEETLRWDSPIAYFPFRYATRDVEIDGVHLRAGEAVLACFASAGRDPDQYGPDAGRFDIARPPAAHLAFGHGPHFCLGAPLARAEAEVALQALFAAFPDIRAAARPEELCPLDTLLGNSTRSMPVILGPRAR; encoded by the coding sequence ATGACCGAGCTGATCCGCTTCATCATCGACCCGGCGACCCGGGACCTGCACGCCGACAACGAGCGGCTGCGCCAGGCGGGGCCGCTCGTGCCCGTGACGGCGGAAGGCGTGGACGCCTGGGCCGCCACCCGGTACGCGACCCTGCTGACCGTGCTGACCCATCCGGACATGACCAGGGACATCCGCTATTGGGACCCGGCGGAACGCGACAGCGCCCCGCCCGGGACCGCGATCGCCCGCATCGTCACGGACATCTCCATGCTGAACGCCGACGGCGAGGACCACCGGCGGCTCCGCGGCCCGCTGGCCGCCGGGTTCAGCCCGCGCCGCATCGCGCAACTGCGACCCAAGATCGCCGCGATCACCGCCGAGCTGATCGACCGGCTCGCGGAGCTGCCCCCGGACGAGCCGGTGGACCTGCGGCGGCACTTCGCCTACCCGCTGCCGCGCGAGGTGATCTCCGAGATGATCGGCATCCCGCGCGCGCACCAGGACAGGCTGCACGAGCTCACCGACGCGGTCGCGCAGGTCAGCAGCGACCTCGAGGACAGCCCGCAGGTCCGCGGGGACCTGCACGGGCTGCTCCATCAGATCATCGAGGAGCGCCGCCGCACGCCCGGCGAGGACCTGATCAGCGACTTGATCGCGCTGCGGGAGGAGGACGGCGGCCGGCTGTCGGAGTCGGAGTTGTTCGCCACCATCGACCTGCTGTTCATCGCCGGGCACGTCACCACCGTCAACCTCATCACCAACGCCATCGGCGCCCTGCTCAACGAGCCGGGGCAGCTCGATCTGCTGCGCTCGGGCCGATGTCCGTTCAGCGCGGCCGTGGAGGAGACGCTGCGCTGGGACTCGCCGATCGCCTATTTCCCGTTCCGGTACGCCACGCGCGACGTCGAGATCGACGGCGTGCACCTGCGGGCCGGGGAGGCGGTGCTGGCCTGCTTCGCCTCGGCCGGGCGCGACCCGGACCAGTACGGTCCGGACGCCGGCCGATTCGACATCGCCCGGCCACCGGCCGCCCACCTGGCGTTCGGTCACGGGCCGCACTTCTGCCTCGGCGCGCCTCTGGCCAGGGCCGAGGCGGAGGTGGCGCTGCAGGCGCTGTTCGCGGCGTTCCCCGACATCAGGGCGGCGGCGCGGCCCGAGGAGTTGTGCCCGCTGGACACGCTGCTGGGCAACAGCACCCGCAGCATGCCCGTCATTCTGGGCCCGCGCGCCCGCTAG
- the manA gene encoding mannose-6-phosphate isomerase, class I gives MHAPMRLATTIRPYDWGSVTALPELFGTEPTGEPQAELWMGAHPGAPSTVGGVPLGELIAADPAGTLGEPAASRFGPVLPYLLKVLAVARPLSLQVHPTTEQARAGFADETARGVPLDDFARTYKDASHKPEMVCAVTPFHGLCGFRSPAATADLLDRLCLPGLRPWIDTLRTAPSEDALRGVFAEMLDDASRPLRAEVEAALLDADDAELAVYAGIARACPGDRGVVAALLLHHVSLRPGEALYLGAGVPHAYLGGVGVEIMANSDNVLRCGLTTKHVDVPELMRVVDFTPGEPFLVRPEPGERGAHHYRPPAPEFALSRHDLDGESTHELPGGLPQIVLCIEGEALLGDALTLRPGQSAFVPAGAPPTRLGGKGTAYRALPGASA, from the coding sequence GTGCACGCCCCAATGCGCCTGGCCACCACCATCCGCCCCTACGACTGGGGCTCGGTGACCGCCCTGCCGGAACTGTTCGGAACCGAGCCCACCGGGGAGCCGCAGGCCGAGCTCTGGATGGGCGCCCACCCGGGCGCCCCCTCCACCGTCGGCGGCGTCCCGCTCGGGGAGCTCATCGCGGCCGACCCCGCGGGCACGCTCGGCGAGCCGGCCGCCTCCCGCTTCGGCCCCGTCCTGCCTTACCTGCTCAAGGTCCTGGCTGTTGCGCGGCCGCTGTCGCTGCAGGTCCACCCGACCACCGAGCAGGCGCGGGCCGGGTTCGCCGACGAGACGGCGCGGGGCGTCCCGCTCGACGACTTCGCCCGCACGTACAAGGACGCCTCGCACAAACCCGAGATGGTCTGCGCGGTCACCCCGTTCCACGGGTTGTGCGGCTTCCGCTCACCCGCGGCCACCGCCGATCTCCTCGACCGGCTCTGCCTGCCGGGGCTGCGGCCCTGGATCGACACGCTCAGGACGGCACCGTCGGAGGACGCGCTGCGCGGAGTGTTCGCCGAGATGCTCGACGACGCCTCCCGGCCGCTGCGCGCGGAGGTCGAGGCGGCCCTGCTCGACGCGGACGACGCCGAGCTCGCGGTCTACGCCGGCATCGCCCGCGCCTGCCCCGGCGACCGGGGCGTGGTCGCGGCGCTGCTGCTCCATCACGTGAGCCTGCGCCCCGGCGAGGCCCTCTACCTCGGCGCGGGGGTGCCGCACGCCTATCTCGGCGGCGTCGGCGTGGAGATCATGGCCAACTCCGACAACGTGCTGCGCTGCGGGCTCACCACCAAGCACGTGGACGTGCCCGAGCTGATGCGCGTCGTGGACTTCACGCCGGGCGAGCCGTTCCTGGTCCGGCCGGAGCCCGGGGAGCGCGGGGCACACCACTATCGGCCGCCCGCGCCCGAGTTCGCCCTCAGCCGCCACGACCTGGACGGGGAGAGCACGCACGAACTGCCGGGCGGCCTGCCGCAGATCGTCCTGTGCATCGAGGGCGAGGCGCTGCTCGGCGACGCCTTGACGCTGCGGCCGGGACAGTCCGCCTTCGTCCCGGCGGGTGCGCCGCCGACGCGGCTCGGCGGCAAGGGCACCGCCTACCGCGCACTCCCGGGAGCCTCCGCATAA